A window of the Quadrisphaera sp. DSM 44207 genome harbors these coding sequences:
- a CDS encoding glycerol kinase GlpK: MSPRYVMALDEGSTSARTVLVDPEGRIVSEARNPLVPIFPRPGWVEFDPVALWRAQHDSMRQAMAQVGASGADIAAVGITTHRESAMVWDRRTGEPVHNAVMWMSKQTDPLVRRWSAAGLDPVVRERTGVNNDSYFSAGKLAWLVENVPGARERALRGELAAGTVDTWLLWNLTGGRSHLTDHSEASRTALFNLGQLAWDEELCAACDVPLELLAPAVASDSRFGEVDPAVLGGPGGPPVPVTAVLADQQAGMFGQACFTVGSVKNTYGTAGVLTANCGQAPVDLPGLTSSVAWTVQGRTDFEAEGVVFSCGQTLQWLRDRLGVFGPGDDVEALARRAGDSGGVYLVPAFAGLCAPHWDRQARASIVGLTLESGAEHVVRAGLEAMAYQTRDNIDALVRGGVPVPELKVDGGATRNDLLCQFQADISGIPVVRPDQLERTALGVAYLAGAGAGVWRVPDDVEGGWRAERVFEPSMPADRREELYAGWQDAVASVRGRTPVGAAAAP, encoded by the coding sequence ATGAGCCCCCGGTACGTGATGGCCCTGGACGAGGGGTCCACCAGCGCCCGCACGGTGCTGGTGGACCCCGAGGGCCGGATCGTCAGCGAGGCCCGCAACCCGCTGGTGCCGATCTTCCCGCGGCCCGGGTGGGTCGAGTTCGACCCGGTCGCCCTCTGGCGCGCCCAGCACGACAGCATGCGCCAGGCGATGGCCCAGGTCGGCGCGAGCGGGGCCGACATCGCCGCGGTCGGCATCACGACCCACCGCGAGTCGGCGATGGTCTGGGACCGGCGCACCGGCGAGCCCGTCCACAACGCGGTGATGTGGATGTCGAAGCAGACCGACCCCCTCGTCCGCCGCTGGAGCGCCGCGGGGCTGGACCCGGTCGTGCGCGAGCGCACCGGGGTCAACAACGACTCCTACTTCAGCGCGGGCAAGCTGGCGTGGCTGGTGGAGAACGTGCCCGGCGCCCGGGAGCGGGCGCTGCGCGGGGAGCTCGCGGCGGGGACGGTCGACACGTGGCTGCTGTGGAACCTCACCGGCGGCCGGTCCCACCTGACCGACCACAGCGAGGCCTCGCGGACGGCGCTGTTCAACCTCGGGCAGCTGGCCTGGGACGAGGAGCTGTGCGCGGCCTGCGACGTGCCGCTGGAGCTCCTGGCGCCGGCCGTCGCCTCGGACAGCCGCTTCGGGGAGGTCGACCCCGCGGTCCTCGGCGGCCCCGGAGGGCCGCCCGTGCCGGTCACCGCCGTGCTGGCCGACCAGCAGGCGGGGATGTTCGGCCAGGCGTGCTTCACCGTCGGCTCCGTGAAGAACACCTACGGCACCGCCGGGGTGCTGACCGCCAACTGCGGCCAGGCGCCGGTCGACCTGCCGGGGCTGACCTCGAGCGTGGCCTGGACGGTGCAGGGGCGCACCGACTTCGAGGCCGAGGGCGTCGTCTTCTCCTGCGGGCAGACCCTGCAGTGGCTCCGGGACCGGCTGGGCGTCTTCGGCCCGGGGGACGACGTCGAGGCCCTCGCGCGCCGCGCGGGGGACAGCGGCGGGGTGTACCTGGTGCCGGCCTTCGCCGGCCTGTGCGCACCGCACTGGGACCGGCAGGCGCGGGCCAGCATCGTGGGCCTGACCCTGGAGAGCGGCGCCGAGCACGTCGTGCGCGCCGGGCTGGAGGCGATGGCCTACCAGACCCGCGACAACATCGACGCGCTCGTGCGGGGCGGCGTGCCCGTGCCCGAGCTGAAGGTCGACGGCGGGGCCACGCGCAACGACCTGCTCTGCCAGTTCCAGGCCGACATCAGCGGGATCCCCGTCGTCCGGCCCGACCAGCTGGAGCGCACGGCCCTGGGCGTGGCCTACCTGGCCGGCGCCGGCGCCGGGGTGTGGAGGGTGCCGGACGACGTCGAGGGCGGCTGGCGCGCCGAGCGCGTCTTCGAGCCCTCCATGCCCGCCGACCGGCGCGAGGAGCTGTACGCGGGGTGGCAGGACGCCGTCGCGTCCGTGCGCGGGCGCACCCCGGTGGGGGCCGCCGCCGCGCCCTAG
- a CDS encoding sugar-binding transcriptional regulator: MSEAPASRPSQELLRAMTVAARLYHVDGVRQRDIAERLATSQARVSRLLRQAEDHGIVRTVVAVPEGLHPDLEERLEQLHGLSEVHVVEVPGGDGAVATALGPAAARLLADVPLERAVVGFTPWSSTLRAMAASLDGVRRTGAAHVVEMLGDLGPPLLQHEAARATQRLAEALGAEPVFLRTPGVVATPALRRARLRDPHVRRALDLLDRLDVAFVGIGPVDFHSGLAGEGFFSADQLAAARERGAVGQLDLRLVDARGRAVPTPLDDLVVGATLEQLRGARRRVAVAGGASKHEPLAAALAGGWVDVLVTDAASARHLLAGPRRDGPPPRAPAARAGHPLTATSRRPPADHLTTREGAHR, translated from the coding sequence ATGAGCGAGGCGCCGGCCAGCCGGCCCAGCCAGGAGCTGCTGCGCGCGATGACCGTCGCGGCCCGGCTCTACCACGTCGACGGCGTGCGGCAGCGGGACATCGCCGAGCGCCTGGCCACGTCCCAGGCGCGCGTCTCGCGCCTGCTGCGCCAGGCCGAGGACCACGGCATCGTGCGCACCGTCGTCGCGGTGCCCGAGGGGCTGCACCCGGACCTGGAGGAGAGGCTGGAGCAGCTGCACGGCCTCAGCGAGGTCCACGTCGTGGAGGTCCCCGGTGGCGACGGGGCGGTCGCCACCGCCCTCGGCCCGGCGGCCGCGCGGCTGCTCGCCGACGTCCCCCTGGAGCGGGCGGTGGTGGGCTTCACGCCCTGGAGCTCCACGCTGCGGGCGATGGCGGCCTCCCTGGACGGCGTGCGGCGCACCGGCGCCGCGCACGTGGTGGAGATGCTCGGCGACCTGGGCCCGCCGCTGCTGCAGCACGAGGCCGCCCGCGCCACGCAGCGCCTGGCGGAGGCGCTGGGCGCCGAGCCCGTCTTCCTGCGCACCCCGGGCGTCGTGGCCACGCCCGCCCTGCGCCGGGCGCGCCTGCGCGACCCGCACGTGCGCCGCGCGCTGGACCTGCTGGACCGCCTCGACGTGGCCTTCGTCGGGATCGGGCCGGTGGACTTCCACAGCGGCCTGGCGGGCGAGGGCTTCTTCAGCGCGGACCAGCTCGCCGCGGCCCGCGAGCGGGGCGCCGTGGGCCAGCTGGACCTGCGCCTGGTCGACGCCCGCGGCCGCGCCGTGCCGACGCCGCTGGACGACCTCGTCGTCGGCGCCACCCTCGAGCAGCTGCGCGGGGCCCGGCGCCGGGTCGCGGTCGCGGGCGGTGCCAGCAAGCACGAGCCGCTGGCCGCCGCCCTCGCCGGCGGCTGGGTCGACGTCCTCGTCACCGACGCCGCCTCCGCCCGGCACCTGCTGGCCGGGCCGCGCCGCGACGGCCCGCCGCCGCGGGCGCCCGCCGCGCGCGCCGGCCACCCCCTGACCGCCACCTCCCGACGACCACCCGCTGACCACCTGACGACTCGAGAAGGAGCACACCGATGA
- the glpD gene encoding glycerol-3-phosphate dehydrogenase has protein sequence MSAAPGAGARPPAVDELSAPFDVVVVGAGINGLGIARDAALRGLRVALLEQDDLCSGVSAWSGRLVHGGLRYLEHYEVGLVRESLRERELLFRVAPHLVEPVRLMMPFYRHNKRPGWMIRLGMVLYDVLSFDKKSPSHRILSLRETVERFTGINRDGLSGAALFTDGQVEAAERLCVELAVAAVGDGAVIRTRARVEEVLVEGGRVQGVRFVDTRSGEVGEVRAPVVYNVAGPWIDRVFRRGAPEQPRLNGGTKGSHLVVDPFPGAPADVVYYESRRDGRLVLVIPWMQRYLIGTTDIRFEEDPVQARCDADEMAYMLNEVNSLVPGANLTQDDVLYTYSGVRPLPYAPGVPESKVTRTHVLHDHGPQLQGLVTVVGGKLSTYRQLAEDAVDDVFTRLGRKAPPCVTQKIPFPGAVGDRGAVRAALLSRAGLSERTADRLLGLYGARAADVVACAAGDPELLEVFDPESGAIGAELLFAVRRELAVSLADVMARRVLLAFQPGHGLETVDRAAAVLGDRLGWDEERQRAEVAGYRQWLERLAVPGRAADPAPAGARR, from the coding sequence GTGAGCGCCGCACCGGGCGCGGGAGCGCGCCCTCCCGCCGTCGACGAGCTGTCCGCGCCCTTCGACGTCGTCGTCGTCGGCGCGGGCATCAACGGGCTGGGCATCGCCCGCGACGCGGCCCTGCGGGGCCTGCGCGTGGCGCTGCTGGAGCAGGACGACCTGTGCAGCGGGGTCTCGGCGTGGTCCGGGCGGCTGGTCCACGGCGGCCTGCGCTACCTGGAGCACTACGAGGTCGGCCTGGTGCGCGAGTCCCTGCGCGAGCGCGAGCTGCTCTTCCGCGTGGCGCCGCACCTGGTGGAGCCGGTGCGGCTGATGATGCCGTTCTACCGGCACAACAAGCGCCCCGGCTGGATGATCCGGCTCGGGATGGTGCTCTACGACGTCCTGTCCTTCGACAAGAAGTCCCCGAGCCACCGCATCCTCTCGCTGCGGGAGACCGTGGAGCGGTTCACCGGGATCAACCGCGACGGGCTCAGCGGGGCGGCGCTGTTCACCGACGGCCAGGTGGAGGCCGCCGAGCGGCTGTGCGTCGAGCTGGCGGTGGCCGCCGTCGGGGACGGGGCGGTCATCCGCACCCGGGCGCGGGTCGAGGAGGTCCTCGTCGAGGGCGGGAGGGTCCAGGGCGTCCGCTTCGTCGACACCCGCAGCGGAGAGGTCGGGGAGGTCCGGGCGCCCGTCGTCTACAACGTCGCGGGCCCCTGGATCGACCGGGTCTTCCGCCGCGGCGCCCCGGAGCAGCCGCGGCTGAACGGGGGCACCAAGGGCAGCCACCTCGTCGTGGACCCCTTCCCCGGGGCGCCCGCGGACGTCGTCTACTACGAGTCCCGCCGCGACGGGCGCCTGGTGCTCGTCATCCCGTGGATGCAGCGCTACCTCATCGGGACCACGGACATCCGGTTCGAGGAGGACCCGGTGCAGGCCCGCTGCGACGCGGACGAGATGGCCTACATGCTCAACGAGGTCAACAGCCTGGTGCCCGGGGCGAACCTGACCCAGGACGACGTCCTCTACACCTACTCCGGAGTGCGGCCCCTGCCCTACGCCCCCGGCGTGCCGGAGTCGAAGGTCACCCGCACCCACGTCCTGCACGACCACGGCCCGCAGCTGCAGGGCCTGGTCACGGTGGTGGGCGGGAAGCTGTCGACCTACCGCCAGCTCGCCGAGGACGCGGTCGACGACGTCTTCACCAGGCTCGGGCGCAAGGCCCCGCCCTGCGTGACGCAGAAGATCCCCTTCCCGGGCGCGGTCGGGGACCGAGGCGCCGTGCGCGCCGCGCTGCTGTCCCGGGCCGGGCTGTCCGAGCGCACCGCCGACCGCCTGCTCGGCCTGTACGGGGCCCGGGCCGCGGACGTCGTGGCCTGCGCGGCGGGCGACCCCGAGCTGCTGGAGGTCTTCGACCCGGAGTCCGGGGCGATCGGCGCGGAGCTGCTCTTCGCCGTCCGGCGCGAGCTGGCGGTCAGCCTCGCCGACGTGATGGCGCGGCGCGTCCTGCTGGCGTTCCAGCCCGGGCACGGCCTGGAGACCGTCGACCGGGCGGCGGCGGTCCTCGGTGACCGGCTCGGGTGGGACGAGGAGCGCCAGCGCGCCGAGGTGGCCGGCTACCGGCAGTGGCTGGAGCGGCTGGCCGTGCCGGGTCGGGCGGCGGACCCGGCCCCTGCGGGCGCACGGCGATGA
- a CDS encoding thiamine pyrophosphate-dependent dehydrogenase E1 component subunit alpha: protein MELSPETLVEMQRRMLRIRRFDERASKMVKRGAIPGTVHTSIGQEAQVVGATMALGDQDYMSGNHRSHGHPIGKGSPLGPLMAELVGKAGGVCGGKGGSLHLADFKVGSLGESGIVGSSIPIATGAAFSSKVLGNGRVALAFFGDGAANQGCLYESMNMAGAWDLPVIFLCENNQYALSTPAHTVTSGVIAERAAGFGMPGVRVEDGQDVLEVYEAVKAAVDRARRGEGPSLVEVVTYRFNEHSEGLRIGVDYRDKDEKAQWVERDPLMILRQRLVDDGVATAEQMDALEAEVLAEVDEAVRFTEESPFPDPSIAFQDLYTEPIGAR, encoded by the coding sequence ATGGAGCTCTCACCCGAGACCCTGGTGGAGATGCAGCGGCGCATGCTGCGGATCCGCCGGTTCGACGAGCGGGCCTCGAAGATGGTCAAGCGCGGAGCGATCCCCGGCACGGTGCACACGAGCATCGGCCAGGAGGCGCAGGTGGTCGGGGCCACGATGGCCCTCGGCGACCAGGACTACATGAGCGGCAACCACCGCAGCCACGGCCACCCGATCGGCAAGGGCTCCCCCCTGGGCCCGCTGATGGCCGAGCTGGTGGGCAAGGCCGGCGGTGTCTGCGGCGGCAAGGGCGGCTCCCTGCACCTGGCTGACTTCAAGGTCGGCAGCCTCGGCGAGTCCGGCATCGTGGGGTCCTCGATCCCGATCGCCACCGGCGCGGCGTTCTCCAGCAAGGTGCTCGGCAACGGGCGGGTGGCCCTGGCGTTCTTCGGGGACGGCGCCGCCAACCAGGGCTGCCTGTACGAGTCGATGAACATGGCGGGCGCGTGGGACCTGCCCGTGATCTTCCTGTGCGAGAACAACCAGTACGCCCTGTCCACGCCGGCGCACACGGTCACCTCGGGCGTCATCGCCGAGCGCGCGGCGGGCTTCGGCATGCCGGGGGTGCGGGTCGAGGACGGCCAGGACGTCCTGGAGGTCTACGAGGCGGTGAAGGCCGCCGTCGACCGCGCCCGCCGCGGGGAGGGCCCGAGCCTGGTCGAGGTCGTGACCTACCGCTTCAACGAGCACTCCGAGGGCCTGCGGATCGGCGTCGACTACCGGGACAAGGACGAGAAGGCGCAGTGGGTCGAGCGCGACCCCCTCATGATCCTCCGGCAGCGGCTCGTCGACGACGGCGTCGCCACCGCCGAGCAGATGGACGCCCTCGAGGCCGAGGTGCTCGCCGAGGTCGACGAGGCCGTGCGCTTCACCGAGGAGAGCCCGTTCCCGGACCCGTCGATCGCCTTCCAGGACCTCTACACCGAGCCGATCGGAGCCCGCTGA
- the pepD gene encoding beta-Ala-His dipeptidase, translating to MTVLESLQPREVLSFFETLAGIPRGSGNEERVAEWVVRFARERGLEAVKDDMHCVLVRKPGQGGLEDAPPLILHGHLDMVCEKEEGVSIDFENDPIRLVVEGDYITADGTSLGADNGIGVSYILALLDSKDIPHPPLEAVLTAMEEKGKYGAGRFDTSQLTGKRMIDFNWITDKEILAGCSGDVTMTIDVPAQWEDAPATHPEARLLKVRGLAGGHCEFDIHLERANALLVLARVLTRALDELDVRIADPTGGAQNNAIPADAQVVLALRPEDVAGVEEVVARVQGELEREYERADPGIRLELEPAEQPERVFSAEAGARLARLVSLVPNGVISWNLAVPGRVETSNNLGTIRTTDDGARLMSTITSALTSRKHEVFDRVRALAALAGGGVGVEQYGLDAPEFAYEPDSPLLKVASEAYRDVIGEEPEVEVSQCSLELGIFSNTLGLDTISIGTELHDLHNPKETVSHRSVAKVWPLVREVVGRLGR from the coding sequence ATGACCGTCCTGGAGTCCCTGCAGCCGCGAGAGGTCCTCTCGTTCTTCGAGACCCTCGCCGGCATCCCCCGCGGCTCGGGCAACGAGGAGCGCGTGGCCGAGTGGGTGGTGCGCTTCGCCCGCGAGCGCGGCCTGGAGGCCGTGAAGGACGACATGCACTGCGTGCTCGTGAGGAAGCCGGGACAAGGCGGCCTGGAGGACGCCCCGCCCCTGATCCTCCACGGGCACCTGGACATGGTGTGCGAGAAGGAGGAGGGGGTCAGCATCGACTTCGAGAACGACCCCATCAGGCTCGTCGTCGAGGGCGACTACATCACCGCCGACGGCACCTCCCTCGGCGCCGACAACGGCATCGGCGTCTCCTACATCCTCGCCCTGCTGGACTCGAAGGACATCCCGCACCCCCCGCTGGAGGCCGTCCTGACGGCGATGGAGGAGAAGGGCAAGTACGGCGCCGGGCGCTTCGACACCTCGCAGCTGACCGGCAAGCGGATGATCGACTTCAACTGGATCACCGACAAGGAGATCCTCGCCGGCTGCAGCGGCGACGTCACGATGACCATCGACGTCCCCGCGCAGTGGGAGGACGCGCCCGCCACCCATCCCGAGGCCCGGCTGCTGAAGGTCCGGGGCCTCGCCGGCGGGCACTGCGAGTTCGACATCCACCTGGAGCGGGCGAACGCCCTGCTGGTGCTGGCGCGCGTGCTGACGCGGGCCCTCGACGAGCTCGACGTGCGGATCGCCGACCCCACCGGCGGCGCCCAGAACAACGCCATCCCCGCCGACGCCCAGGTCGTCCTCGCCCTGCGCCCCGAGGACGTCGCGGGCGTGGAGGAGGTGGTCGCGCGCGTGCAGGGCGAGCTGGAGCGGGAGTACGAGCGGGCCGACCCCGGCATCCGCCTGGAGCTGGAGCCCGCCGAGCAGCCGGAGCGGGTGTTCTCGGCGGAGGCCGGCGCCCGCCTCGCCCGGCTGGTCTCCCTGGTCCCCAACGGGGTGATCAGCTGGAACCTGGCGGTGCCCGGGCGCGTGGAGACGTCGAACAACCTCGGCACGATCCGCACCACGGACGACGGCGCCCGGCTGATGTCGACGATCACCTCGGCGCTGACCTCGCGCAAGCACGAGGTCTTCGACCGGGTGCGCGCGCTGGCCGCCCTCGCCGGCGGCGGGGTGGGCGTCGAGCAGTACGGCCTGGACGCGCCGGAGTTCGCCTACGAGCCGGACTCGCCGCTGCTGAAGGTCGCCTCCGAGGCCTACCGCGACGTCATCGGCGAGGAGCCGGAGGTGGAGGTGTCCCAGTGCAGCCTCGAGCTGGGGATCTTCAGCAACACCCTGGGCCTGGACACCATCTCCATCGGCACGGAGCTGCACGACCTGCACAACCCCAAGGAGACCGTCAGCCACCGGTCGGTCGCGAAGGTGTGGCCGCTGGTGCGCGAGGTCGTCGGGCGGCTGGGCCGGTGA
- a CDS encoding ABC transporter permease — protein sequence MTMQQTAPRGTGTGTTTTAPSPAQRALGALRSLPGPLVGLVVIVVVMSFLSPYFLTVRNLTNIVSQVSDVGIMAVGAALVIIIGGIDLSVGSTLALSLMTSAWMHEVHGIPFGVAVLAGLGVGALIGLINGLLVTHGRIQAFVATLATMSAAAGLALFITDGNPITGFPSWYLALTSAEVLGFPIEGVILVAIYLAAGFWLRYRPSGRALYAIGGNPEVARLSGIGVRALTIRVYVTAGVLAAVAGVVVGSRLDSAQPTAGTADLLNVIAVVVIGGASLAGGSGSMLGTFIGLLIIGVLNNGMALLNVSPNLQPVVIGVAIIAAVVTDRRGARTRA from the coding sequence ATGACGATGCAGCAGACCGCTCCCCGCGGCACCGGGACGGGGACCACGACCACCGCGCCGTCGCCGGCGCAGCGGGCGCTGGGCGCCCTGCGCTCCCTGCCCGGCCCCCTGGTGGGCCTGGTGGTGATCGTCGTGGTGATGTCCTTCCTGTCGCCGTACTTCCTCACGGTGAGGAACCTGACCAACATCGTCAGCCAGGTCTCCGACGTGGGCATCATGGCCGTCGGCGCCGCCCTCGTGATCATCATCGGGGGCATCGACCTGTCGGTCGGGTCGACCCTGGCGCTGAGCCTGATGACCAGCGCCTGGATGCACGAGGTCCACGGCATCCCCTTCGGGGTGGCGGTGCTCGCCGGCCTGGGCGTCGGCGCGCTCATCGGCCTGATCAACGGGCTGCTCGTCACCCACGGCCGGATCCAGGCGTTCGTGGCGACGCTGGCGACGATGTCGGCCGCCGCCGGCCTGGCGCTGTTCATCACCGACGGCAACCCCATCACCGGCTTCCCGTCGTGGTACCTCGCGCTGACGAGCGCCGAGGTGCTCGGGTTCCCGATCGAGGGCGTCATCCTCGTCGCCATCTACCTCGCCGCCGGCTTCTGGCTGCGCTACCGCCCGAGCGGCCGGGCGCTGTACGCGATCGGGGGCAACCCCGAGGTCGCCCGCCTGTCGGGGATCGGCGTCCGGGCCCTGACGATCCGCGTCTACGTCACCGCCGGCGTCCTGGCCGCCGTCGCCGGCGTCGTGGTCGGGTCCCGGCTCGACTCCGCGCAGCCGACGGCCGGCACGGCGGACCTGCTCAACGTCATCGCGGTCGTCGTCATCGGCGGCGCGAGCCTCGCCGGCGGGTCGGGCAGCATGCTCGGCACCTTCATCGGCCTGCTGATCATCGGCGTCCTCAACAACGGGATGGCGCTGCTCAACGTGTCGCCGAACCTGCAGCCGGTCGTCATCGGCGTCGCCATCATCGCGGCGGTCGTCACCGACCGCCGCGGGGCGAGGACCCGCGCCTGA